The following are from one region of the Staphylococcus argenteus genome:
- a CDS encoding UDP-N-acetylmuramoyl-L-alanyl-D-glutamate--L-lysine ligase, whose product MDASTLFEKIKVKRVLGSLEQQIDDITTDSRTAREGSVFVASVGYTVDSHKFCQNVAEQGCTLVVVNKEQPLPANVTQVVVPDTLRAASILAHTLFEYPSHQLVTFGVTGTNGKTSIATMIHLIQRKLQKNSAYLGTNGFQINETKTKGANTTPETVSLTKKIKEAVDAGAESMTLEVSSHGLVLGRLRGVEFDVAIFSNLTQDHLDFHGTMEAYGHAKSLLFSQLGEDLSKEKYVVLNNDDSFSEYLRTVTPYEVFSYGIDNEAQFMAKNIQESLQGVSFDFVTPFGSYPVKSPYVGKFNISNIMAAIIAVWSKGTSLESIIKAVENLEPVEGRLEVLDPSLPIDLIIDYAHTADGMNKLIDAVQPFVKQKLIFLVGMAGERDLTKTPEMGRVACRADYVIFTPDNPVNDDPKMLTAELAKGATHQNYIEFDDRAEGIKHAIDIAEPGDTVVLASKGREPYQIMPGHIKVPHRDDLIGLEAAYKKFGGGPVDQ is encoded by the coding sequence TTGGATGCAAGTACGTTGTTTGAAAAAATTAAAGTAAAACGTGTTTTGGGTTCTTTAGAACAACAGATAGACGATATCACAACTGATTCACGTACAGCGAGAGAAGGAAGTGTCTTTGTTGCATCAGTTGGATATACAGTTGACAGTCATAAATTTTGTCAAAATGTAGCTGAGCAAGGTTGCACATTAGTAGTAGTTAATAAAGAACAACCTCTTCCAGCTAATGTTACACAAGTGGTTGTACCGGATACATTAAGAGCAGCTAGTATTCTAGCGCATACATTATTTGAATATCCTAGTCATCAGCTTGTGACATTTGGTGTAACAGGTACAAATGGTAAAACATCTATTGCTACGATGATTCATTTAATTCAAAGAAAGTTACAAAAAAATAGTGCATATTTAGGAACGAATGGTTTCCAAATCAATGAAACAAAGACAAAAGGTGCAAATACGACACCAGAAACTGTTTCTTTAACTAAGAAAATTAAAGAAGCTGTTGATGCAGGTGCTGAATCCATGACATTAGAAGTATCAAGCCATGGATTAGTATTAGGACGACTACGAGGCGTTGAATTTGACGTTGCAATATTTTCAAATTTAACCCAAGATCATTTAGATTTTCATGGAACAATGGAAGCGTATGGTCACGCCAAATCTTTATTATTTAGTCAATTAGGTGAGGATTTGTCGAAAGAAAAGTACGTTGTGTTAAATAATGACGATTCATTTTCTGAGTATTTAAGAACAGTGACACCTTATGAAGTATTTAGTTATGGAATTGATAATGAAGCACAATTCATGGCTAAAAATATTCAAGAATCATTACAAGGCGTCAGCTTTGATTTTGTAACCCCATTTGGATCGTACCCAGTAAAATCGCCTTATGTTGGTAAGTTTAATATTTCTAATATTATGGCTGCGATTATAGCTGTATGGAGTAAAGGTACATCGTTAGAGTCGATTATTAAAGCTGTTGAAAATTTAGAACCTGTTGAAGGGCGATTAGAAGTTTTAGATCCTTCGTTACCTATTGATTTAATTATTGACTATGCCCATACAGCTGATGGTATGAACAAACTAATCGATGCAGTACAGCCTTTTGTAAAGCAAAAGTTAATATTTTTAGTTGGTATGGCAGGTGAACGTGATTTAACTAAAACACCTGAAATGGGTCGAGTTGCTTGTCGTGCAGATTATGTCATTTTCACACCAGATAATCCGGTAAATGATGATCCAAAAATGCTAACCGCTGAATTAGCAAAAGGTGCAACCCATCAAAATTATATTGAGTTTGATGATCGCGCCGAAGGTATAAAACATGCAATTGACATAGCTGAGCCTGGTGATACTGTCGTTTTAGCATCAAAAGGAAGAGAACCATATCAAATCATGCCAGGGCATATTAAGGTGCCACATAGAGATGATTTAATAGGACTTGAAGCGGCATATAAAAAGTTCGGTGGTGGCCCTGTTGATCAATAA
- the ltaA gene encoding lipoteichoic acid biosynthesis MFS flippase LtaA, with protein sequence MQDSSLNNYANHKNFILMLIILFLMEFARGMYILSYINFLPTVTSIAVAITSLAFSIHFIADASTNFVIGFLLKKFGTKIVLTSGFVLAFTSLFLVIWFPASPFVIIFSAMMLGVAVSPIWVIMLSSVEEDKRGKQMGYVYFSWLLGLLVGMVFMNLLIKLHPTRFAFMMALVVLIAWILYYFVNVKLTNYNTRPVKAQLRQIVDVTKRHLLLFPGILLQGAAIAALVPILPTYATKVINVSTIEYTVAIIIGGIGCAISMLFLSKLIDNRSRNFMYGVILSGFILYMILIFTLSMIVNIHIVWIIALAIGLMYGILLPAWNTFMARFIKSDEQEETWGVFNSIQGFGSMIGPLFGGLITQFTNNLNNTFYFSALIFLVLAIFYGSYFIANREKAK encoded by the coding sequence ATGCAAGATTCTTCGTTAAATAATTACGCTAATCATAAAAATTTCATTTTAATGCTTATTATCTTATTTTTAATGGAATTTGCGAGAGGCATGTATATCCTAAGCTATATTAATTTCTTGCCAACAGTTACATCCATTGCTGTAGCAATAACGTCTCTAGCATTTTCAATACATTTTATTGCTGATGCATCTACAAACTTTGTTATAGGCTTTTTACTGAAAAAATTCGGTACAAAAATTGTCTTAACGTCTGGCTTTGTCTTAGCATTTACTAGTTTATTTTTAGTTATTTGGTTCCCTGCATCACCATTTGTAATTATATTTAGTGCAATGATGCTAGGTGTTGCAGTTAGCCCTATTTGGGTAATCATGTTATCGAGCGTTGAAGAAGATAAACGTGGTAAGCAAATGGGTTATGTATACTTTTCATGGTTGTTGGGTCTTTTGGTAGGTATGGTGTTTATGAATTTACTCATTAAACTACACCCTACACGCTTTGCCTTTATGATGGCGTTAGTTGTTTTAATAGCTTGGATATTATATTATTTTGTCAACGTGAAGTTAACAAATTATAATACCCGTCCAGTAAAAGCACAATTGAGACAAATTGTTGATGTGACTAAGCGCCATTTATTGTTGTTCCCTGGTATTCTTTTACAAGGTGCTGCAATTGCTGCCCTAGTTCCAATATTACCTACTTACGCTACAAAGGTTATTAACGTAAGCACAATTGAATATACTGTTGCAATCATTATTGGTGGTATCGGCTGTGCAATATCGATGCTATTTTTATCGAAACTAATAGATAACCGTAGTAGAAACTTTATGTATGGAGTTATTCTAAGCGGATTTATTTTATACATGATATTAATTTTTACTCTATCTATGATTGTTAATATTCATATTGTGTGGATTATCGCTTTAGCTATCGGTCTAATGTATGGCATCTTATTACCAGCATGGAATACCTTTATGGCACGCTTTATCAAATCAGATGAACAAGAAGAAACTTGGGGTGTTTTTAATAGCATTCAAGGATTCGGCTCAATGATTGGGCCATTATTTGGCGGATTGATTACACAATTTACCAACAATTTAAACAATACATTTTATTTCTCGGCTTTAATCTTTTTAGTCTTAGCTATATTTTATGGTAGTTACTTTATAGCAAATAGAGAAAAAGCAAAGTAA
- a CDS encoding TerC family protein: MFMDPSLILPYLWVLVVLVFLEGLLAADNAIVMAVMVKHLPPEQRKKALFYGLLGAFVFRFLALFLISIIANFWFIQAAGAIYLIYMSVKNLWQFFKHPEIESPETGDDHHYDESGKEIKASNKSFWGTVFKIEFADIAFAIDSMLAALAIAVTLPKVGIHFGGMDLGQFVVMFLGGMIGVILMRYAATWFVELLNKYPGLEGAAFAIVGWVGIKLVVMVLAHPDIAVLPEHFPHGVLWQSIFWTVLIGLVVIGWLGSVVKNKKSHK; this comes from the coding sequence ATGTTTATGGATCCAAGTTTGATTTTACCTTATTTATGGGTTCTTGTTGTTTTAGTATTTTTAGAAGGATTATTAGCAGCCGATAACGCGATCGTGATGGCTGTTATGGTAAAACACTTACCACCAGAGCAACGAAAAAAAGCTTTATTTTACGGATTGTTAGGTGCGTTTGTATTTAGATTTTTAGCTTTATTCTTAATTAGTATTATCGCCAATTTCTGGTTTATTCAAGCAGCAGGAGCGATTTACTTAATTTATATGTCTGTTAAAAATCTGTGGCAGTTCTTTAAACATCCAGAAATTGAAAGTCCAGAAACTGGAGACGATCATCACTATGATGAATCTGGTAAAGAGATTAAAGCCAGCAACAAATCATTCTGGGGAACTGTATTTAAAATAGAATTTGCAGATATCGCCTTTGCGATTGATTCTATGTTGGCTGCCTTAGCAATCGCAGTTACACTTCCAAAAGTTGGTATTCACTTTGGTGGTATGGATTTAGGTCAATTCGTAGTAATGTTCTTAGGTGGTATGATTGGTGTTATTCTAATGCGTTATGCTGCAACGTGGTTTGTTGAACTATTAAACAAATATCCTGGATTAGAAGGTGCTGCATTCGCAATTGTTGGTTGGGTAGGTATTAAATTAGTTGTTATGGTACTTGCTCATCCTGATATTGCAGTATTACCTGAACATTTCCCACACGGCGTACTATGGCAATCAATCTTCTGGACTGTATTAATTGGTTTAGTTGTTATCGGTTGGTTAGGTTCAGTCGTTAAAAATAAAAAATCACATAAATAA
- a CDS encoding diglucosyl diacylglycerol synthase — protein MVTQNKKILIITGSFGNGHMQVTQSIVNQLNDMNLDHLSVIEHDLFMEAHPILTSICKKWYINSFKYFRNMYKGFYYSRPDKLDKCFYKYYGLNKLINLLIKEKPDLILLTFPTPVMSVLTEQFNINIPVATVMTDYRLHKNWITPHSTRYYVATEETKQDFINVGIDSETIKVTGIPIDNKFEMPIDQNQWLIDNNLDPDKQTILMSAGAFGVSKGFDTMITDILAKSANAQVVMICGKSKELKRTLSAKFKSNKNVLILGYTKHMNEWMASSQLMITKPGGITITEGFARCIPMIFLNPAPGQELENALYFEEKGFGKIADTPEEAIKIVASLTNGNEQLNNMINTMEQDKIGYATQKICRDLLDLIGHSSQPQEIYGKVPLYARFFVK, from the coding sequence ATGGTTACTCAAAATAAAAAGATATTGATTATTACTGGCTCGTTCGGTAACGGTCACATGCAAGTTACTCAAAGTATCGTTAATCAACTTAATGATATGAATTTAGACCATTTAAGCGTCATCGAGCATGATTTATTTATGGAAGCTCATCCAATCTTGACTTCTATTTGCAAAAAATGGTATATCAATAGCTTTAAATATTTTAGAAATATGTATAAAGGGTTTTATTACAGCCGCCCAGATAAATTAGATAAATGTTTTTACAAATATTATGGCCTTAACAAACTAATTAATTTATTGATAAAAGAAAAGCCAGATTTAATTTTGTTGACGTTCCCTACGCCAGTCATGTCTGTCTTGACTGAACAATTTAATATCAATATTCCAGTCGCAACAGTAATGACAGATTATCGCTTACATAAAAACTGGATTACGCCACATTCAACAAGATATTATGTTGCAACTGAAGAAACGAAACAAGACTTTATAAATGTAGGTATAGATTCTGAAACTATTAAAGTAACTGGTATCCCAATTGATAACAAATTTGAAATGCCTATTGATCAAAATCAGTGGTTAATAGACAATAACTTAGATCCAGATAAGCAGACTATTTTAATGTCAGCTGGCGCATTTGGTGTATCTAAAGGTTTTGACACGATGATTACTGATATATTAGCGAAAAGTGCGAATGCTCAAGTTGTAATGATTTGTGGTAAAAGTAAGGAATTGAAGCGTACACTTTCAGCTAAATTTAAATCAAATAAAAATGTATTAATTCTTGGCTATACCAAACATATGAATGAATGGATGGCGTCAAGTCAACTTATGATTACGAAGCCGGGAGGAATCACAATAACTGAAGGTTTCGCGCGTTGCATTCCAATGATTTTCCTTAATCCTGCACCGGGTCAAGAGCTTGAAAACGCCCTTTATTTTGAAGAAAAAGGTTTCGGTAAAATCGCTGACACCCCGGAAGAAGCAATAAAAATTGTAGCAAGTTTAACGAATGGTAATGAGCAACTTAACAACATGATTAACACAATGGAACAAGATAAAATTGGGTATGCTACACAGAAAATTTGTAGAGACTTACTTGATTTAATTGGTCATTCATCACAACCACAAGAGATTTACGGAAAGGTTCCTTTATATGCAAGATTCTTCGTTAAATAA
- a CDS encoding YueH family protein has product MINKRLIDEGKLIDVYIFESINNQMVIAVPDWLWSYQIEVSEIINRDTCIETLLMQLFVFKEEEEAEMIATQMTDWLETYKKEKE; this is encoded by the coding sequence TTGATCAATAAAAGACTCATTGATGAAGGTAAATTAATTGATGTTTATATATTTGAGTCAATCAATAACCAAATGGTCATTGCTGTACCTGATTGGTTATGGTCTTATCAAATAGAAGTATCAGAAATAATTAATCGTGATACATGTATTGAAACATTGCTCATGCAATTATTTGTTTTTAAAGAGGAAGAAGAAGCTGAAATGATTGCAACACAAATGACAGATTGGTTAGAAACATATAAAAAGGAGAAAGAATAA
- a CDS encoding peptide chain release factor 3, whose product MNLKQEVESRKTFAIISHPDAGKTTLTEKLLYFSGAIREAGTVKGKKTGKFATSDWMKVEQERGISVTSSVMQFDYDDYKINILDTPGHEDFSEDTYRTLMAVDSAVMVIDCAKGIEPQTLKLFKVCKMRGIPIFTFINKLDRVGKEPFELLDEIEETLNIETYPMNWPIGMGQNFFGIIDRKSKTIEPFRDEENILHLNDEYELEEDHAITNDSAFEQAIEELMLVEEAGEAFDNDALLNGDLTPVFFGSALANFGVQNFLNAYVDFAPMPNARQTEEDVEVSPFDDAFSGFIFKIQANMDPKHRDRIAFMRVVSGAFERGMDVTLQRTNKKQKITRSTSFMADDKETVNHAVAGDIIGLYDTGNYQIGDTLVGGKQTYSFQDLPQFTPEIFMKVSAKNVMKQKHFHKGIEQLVQEGAIQYYKTLHTNQIILGAVGQLQFEVFEHRMKNEYNVDVVMEPVGRKIARWIENEDKITDKMNTSRSILVKDRYDELVFLFENEFATRWFEEKFPEIKLYSLL is encoded by the coding sequence ATGAATTTAAAGCAAGAAGTTGAGTCTAGAAAGACTTTTGCGATTATTTCACATCCCGATGCTGGTAAAACAACATTAACTGAAAAATTATTATATTTTAGTGGTGCAATTCGTGAAGCAGGGACAGTTAAAGGTAAAAAGACTGGAAAATTTGCAACGAGTGACTGGATGAAAGTTGAACAAGAACGTGGTATCTCAGTAACAAGTTCAGTTATGCAATTTGATTATGATGACTACAAAATAAATATTTTAGATACACCGGGGCATGAAGACTTTTCAGAAGATACGTATCGTACGTTAATGGCAGTTGACAGCGCTGTAATGGTTATTGACTGTGCAAAAGGTATTGAGCCCCAAACATTAAAACTATTTAAAGTTTGTAAAATGCGTGGAATTCCAATTTTTACATTCATTAATAAATTAGACAGAGTTGGTAAAGAACCGTTTGAATTATTAGATGAAATCGAAGAAACGTTAAATATTGAAACTTATCCTATGAACTGGCCGATAGGTATGGGACAAAACTTCTTCGGCATTATTGATAGAAAATCAAAAACAATTGAACCATTTAGAGACGAAGAAAATATTTTACATTTAAATGACGAATATGAATTGGAAGAAGATCATGCCATTACAAATGATAGTGCTTTTGAGCAAGCAATCGAAGAATTAATGTTAGTTGAAGAAGCTGGAGAAGCATTTGATAACGATGCATTATTGAATGGTGATTTAACACCTGTATTCTTTGGTTCAGCTTTAGCAAATTTTGGAGTACAAAACTTCTTAAATGCATATGTTGATTTTGCGCCAATGCCAAATGCAAGACAAACAGAAGAAGACGTTGAAGTAAGTCCTTTCGATGATGCATTTTCAGGATTTATCTTTAAAATTCAAGCCAACATGGACCCTAAACACCGTGATAGAATTGCCTTCATGCGTGTTGTAAGTGGTGCATTTGAACGTGGTATGGATGTCACTTTACAACGTACTAATAAAAAGCAAAAAATTACACGTTCAACATCATTTATGGCAGACGATAAAGAAACTGTGAATCACGCTGTAGCCGGCGATATCATTGGATTATATGATACAGGTAATTATCAAATTGGTGACACTTTAGTTGGCGGAAAGCAAACATATAGCTTCCAAGATTTACCACAATTTACGCCAGAAATTTTTATGAAAGTTTCTGCTAAAAACGTCATGAAACAGAAGCATTTCCATAAAGGTATTGAACAATTAGTACAAGAAGGTGCGATTCAGTACTATAAAACATTGCATACCAATCAAATCATTCTAGGTGCAGTAGGCCAATTGCAGTTTGAAGTGTTCGAGCATCGAATGAAGAATGAATACAACGTTGATGTTGTTATGGAACCGGTTGGCCGTAAAATTGCACGATGGATTGAAAACGAAGATAAAATTACTGATAAGATGAACACTTCGAGATCAATTTTAGTGAAAGATAGATATGATGAATTAGTCTTCTTATTTGAAAATGAATTTGCGACACGTTGGTTCGAAGAGAAATTCCCGGAAATTAAATTGTATAGCTTGCTTTAA